One stretch of Streptomyces agglomeratus DNA includes these proteins:
- a CDS encoding PP2C family protein-serine/threonine phosphatase, producing the protein MLFRAFFVPERRGARRFAAAGGPRESGKVIRRRVAAPAPGAPLKSRAGRGVESSPIGGVKAPMAYVVAATVPIVLLELMIDDRTVRLIPLLILLPAFPAAVGTMRQTVYAVGWVLIVIAAVLIYRPLPSSYNFAIVMVLAFVLGILCVVTCHWRIRRERELLRTRSTAVALQRQMLRSLPILTDRVIVDGVYLPVEADRLVGGDVYEVVASPYGTRLLFGDVQGKGLPAIGAAFAVLSAFREAAPREPTLTALVDDLEQAVVRHNVFAQQTGEPERFVTALILGIDTSMETQAVNCGHPPPYLLNAGPVAPVQLGDPGVPLGLADLTPNPRTVAWFPFPPGATLISCSDGVTEARGITGAFYPLEERLGAWADISPWEVADHLAEDVIRHTAGKHRDDITALVVRRSD; encoded by the coding sequence GTGCTGTTCAGAGCGTTCTTCGTGCCGGAGCGACGCGGAGCCCGTCGCTTTGCGGCGGCGGGTGGACCGCGAGAGTCTGGAAAGGTGATTCGTCGGCGCGTGGCGGCCCCTGCGCCCGGCGCGCCGCTGAAGTCGCGCGCCGGGCGCGGTGTCGAGTCATCGCCCATAGGTGGCGTCAAAGCCCCGATGGCCTATGTGGTCGCGGCGACCGTACCGATTGTGCTGCTGGAGTTGATGATCGATGACCGCACGGTGCGGCTCATCCCCCTACTGATCCTGCTTCCCGCGTTCCCGGCGGCGGTCGGCACCATGCGGCAGACCGTCTACGCGGTGGGCTGGGTGCTGATCGTCATCGCCGCAGTTCTGATCTACCGGCCACTCCCCTCGTCGTACAACTTCGCGATCGTCATGGTGCTGGCCTTCGTGCTCGGCATTCTGTGCGTGGTGACCTGCCACTGGCGGATCCGGCGGGAGCGGGAGTTGCTGCGGACCCGGTCCACGGCTGTCGCTCTCCAACGGCAGATGCTGCGGTCCTTGCCGATCCTCACCGACCGGGTGATCGTCGACGGTGTGTACCTGCCGGTGGAGGCCGACAGGCTGGTAGGCGGAGACGTCTACGAGGTGGTGGCCTCGCCGTACGGCACGCGGCTGCTCTTCGGCGATGTCCAAGGCAAGGGCCTGCCCGCGATCGGAGCCGCTTTCGCCGTGCTCAGCGCTTTCCGCGAGGCCGCCCCACGCGAGCCGACCCTCACAGCGCTCGTGGATGACCTGGAGCAGGCGGTGGTCCGGCACAACGTTTTTGCCCAGCAGACCGGCGAACCCGAGCGATTCGTCACCGCTCTCATCCTGGGCATCGACACGTCGATGGAAACGCAGGCCGTCAACTGTGGTCATCCTCCGCCCTACCTGCTGAATGCCGGACCGGTGGCCCCCGTGCAGCTCGGTGACCCGGGCGTACCCCTGGGCCTTGCGGACCTCACTCCCAATCCCCGGACCGTCGCGTGGTTCCCATTCCCACCGGGCGCCACCCTCATCAGCTGCAGCGACGGTGTCACCGAGGCCCGTGGCATAACCGGCGCCTTCTATCCACTCGAAGAGCGCTTGGGGGCCTGGGCGGACATCTCGCCCTGGGAAGTCGCCGACCACTTGGCCGAAGACGTCATCCGCCACACCGCGGGCAAACATCGGGACGACATCACCGCGCTCGTAGTCCGCAGGAGTGACTGA
- the tal gene encoding transaldolase codes for MSENLDRLAAEGVAVWLDDLSRERLASGGLADLVRDQRVVGITSNPTIFAKAIRSGARYDAQLGDLARRGVRVEEAVRLLTAFDVRWACDVLRPVYEASDGVDGRVSLEVDPRVAHDTAATIAEARALWWLVDRPNLFVKIPATRPGLEAISTALAEGININVTLVFSLDRYDQVLRAFLDGMGKAHAAGRDLASIASVASFFVSRVDTEVDSRLDKIGTPDAMALRGRAAIANARLAYQHFEQAAASQEWQALAAAGMRPQRPLWASTGVKDPAYADTRYVDELVAPGVVNTMPEQTLRAVADHGRIQGDTIHGTYPASQQVLDDLETAGVSYDDVVRVLEDEGIAKFTASGNELFEQLDAELQPTRTAA; via the coding sequence ATGAGTGAGAACCTGGACCGGTTGGCCGCCGAAGGCGTAGCGGTCTGGCTCGATGATCTGAGCCGGGAGCGGCTCGCCAGTGGCGGGCTGGCCGACTTGGTGCGTGACCAGCGGGTGGTGGGCATCACCAGCAACCCGACGATCTTCGCCAAGGCGATCCGCTCGGGTGCCCGCTACGACGCACAGCTCGGTGATCTCGCCCGGCGCGGGGTGCGGGTCGAGGAAGCTGTCAGGCTGCTGACAGCGTTCGACGTGCGCTGGGCCTGTGACGTACTGCGCCCCGTGTACGAGGCCAGTGACGGGGTGGACGGCCGGGTGTCGCTCGAGGTGGACCCGCGCGTCGCGCACGACACGGCGGCGACGATCGCCGAGGCCCGAGCCCTGTGGTGGCTGGTGGACCGGCCGAACCTGTTCGTGAAGATCCCCGCCACCCGGCCCGGCCTGGAGGCGATCAGCACCGCGCTCGCGGAAGGCATCAACATCAACGTCACACTGGTCTTCTCCCTCGACCGTTACGACCAAGTGCTCCGCGCCTTCCTCGACGGCATGGGTAAGGCTCATGCCGCGGGGCGTGACCTGGCGTCCATCGCGTCGGTGGCCTCCTTCTTCGTCAGCCGTGTGGACACCGAGGTCGACAGCCGGCTGGACAAGATCGGCACGCCGGATGCAATGGCCCTGCGCGGGCGGGCCGCGATTGCCAACGCGCGCCTGGCCTACCAGCACTTCGAGCAGGCCGCCGCCTCCCAGGAGTGGCAGGCGCTGGCCGCGGCCGGGATGCGGCCCCAGCGCCCGCTGTGGGCTTCCACCGGGGTGAAGGATCCCGCCTACGCCGACACCCGCTACGTCGACGAACTGGTGGCGCCCGGGGTGGTCAACACCATGCCGGAGCAGACTCTGCGTGCGGTCGCCGACCACGGCCGCATCCAGGGCGACACCATCCACGGCACTTACCCGGCATCCCAGCAGGTCCTCGACGACCTGGAGACCGCCGGAGTGTCCTACGACGACGTGGTCCGCGTGCTGGAGGACGAGGGCATCGCCAAGTTCACCGCCTCCGGCAACGAACTGTTCGAGCAACTGGACGCCGAACTGCAACCCACGCGCACCGCCGCCTGA
- a CDS encoding DUF2231 domain-containing protein, whose product MSSELRQQAKQPVSAVLAGPYGHPFHPILVTVPIGAWVGSLIFDIASHLVDDPDFLARGAMWLIAMGVIGALAAAMAGFLDLFAIPAGTRAFRIGLIHMTLNLLVTAAYAGNFLWRHAGDGPSGSVGAGQLVLNAVTLAVLGVSGFLGGKLAYRYGVRVADEATQVEGFVSSRRHSERR is encoded by the coding sequence ATGTCCAGCGAACTGCGCCAACAGGCGAAGCAGCCGGTCAGCGCCGTCCTCGCCGGCCCGTACGGGCACCCGTTCCATCCGATCCTGGTCACAGTGCCGATCGGCGCGTGGGTGGGCAGCCTCATCTTCGACATCGCCTCCCACCTCGTGGACGATCCCGACTTCCTCGCCCGCGGTGCGATGTGGCTGATCGCCATGGGCGTTATCGGGGCACTGGCTGCTGCGATGGCCGGGTTCCTGGATCTGTTCGCCATCCCCGCCGGCACGCGCGCCTTCCGTATTGGCCTCATCCACATGACGCTGAACCTGCTGGTGACCGCCGCGTACGCAGGCAACTTCCTGTGGCGTCACGCCGGGGACGGGCCGTCCGGCAGCGTCGGGGCGGGGCAGCTCGTACTGAACGCCGTGACGCTGGCCGTGCTCGGCGTTTCGGGGTTCCTGGGCGGCAAGCTCGCCTACCGCTACGGCGTCCGCGTCGCCGACGAGGCGACCCAGGTCGAGGGTTTCGTTTCCTCCCGCCGGCACTCAGAGCGCCGTTGA
- a CDS encoding IS5 family transposase codes for MSDAEWAAIRPLVPVPAWLQGRGGQPEGYCHRQMLDAIRYLVAGGISWRAMPVDFPDWGRVYAFFRRWREHGLTTEFHDRMRGRVREQEGREAEPTAGIIDAQSVKAAASVPSVSRGWDGGKKVGGRKRHIVTDCLGLLLVVAVTAANIGDRDAAVGLLQRLRRLHRDICLVWADGGYTGGLVDWCRQKLALTLEVVKRTEDTAGFVVLPRRWVVERTFAWLMHSRRLARDYETLPASSEAMIRWSMVTRMGRRLARTRAAGRL; via the coding sequence ATGTCGGATGCGGAATGGGCGGCCATCCGGCCTTTGGTGCCGGTGCCGGCCTGGCTTCAGGGACGGGGCGGGCAGCCCGAGGGCTACTGCCATCGGCAGATGTTGGACGCGATCCGTTACCTGGTCGCGGGCGGGATCTCCTGGCGGGCGATGCCCGTGGACTTCCCTGATTGGGGCCGGGTCTACGCGTTCTTCCGCCGCTGGCGCGAGCACGGGCTGACCACAGAGTTCCACGACCGGATGCGCGGACGGGTGCGTGAGCAGGAGGGCCGTGAGGCGGAGCCGACGGCCGGGATCATCGATGCGCAGTCGGTGAAGGCAGCGGCCTCGGTGCCGTCCGTCTCGCGCGGATGGGACGGCGGGAAGAAGGTGGGCGGCCGCAAGCGGCACATCGTGACCGACTGCCTCGGTCTGCTCCTGGTCGTCGCGGTCACCGCCGCGAACATCGGTGACCGGGATGCCGCGGTGGGTCTGCTGCAGCGGCTACGCCGCCTGCACCGCGACATCTGCCTGGTCTGGGCCGACGGCGGTTACACCGGCGGCCTGGTCGACTGGTGCCGGCAGAAACTCGCGCTCACCCTGGAGGTCGTCAAGCGCACCGAAGATACGGCGGGGTTCGTGGTGCTGCCGAGGCGTTGGGTGGTAGAGCGCACGTTCGCGTGGTTGATGCATTCGCGCCGACTGGCCCGGGACTACGAGACGTTGCCAGCCAGCAGCGAGGCGATGATCCGGTGGTCGATGGTCACGCGGATGGGCCGGCGTCTGGCGCGGACACGGGCCGCCGGCCGGCTCTGA
- a CDS encoding glycoside hydrolase family 15 protein: MDSPTLFAAVLDHVRGGSFLLRPEVPYTAARRYLPGTNVLETTFTTAGGTVRVTDALTLPDTTSLAPGRELVRRIEGMAGNVPMLWSVQPRFGYGAHPPHLACRAGVPVATCGVEAVAVCAWYAGQPQCTADSVTARFRADSGTRALIALPYAHQEPLVLPTRAECEARLDHTAATWQKWADNRTYTGPWREAVLRSALTLKLLVFAPSGAVAAAATCSLPESVGGERNWDYRFSWIRDSAFTLDAFLKLGCAPEATSYLWWLMHASQLTHPRLHVLYRLDGGTRAPEHTLPLAGYRSSSPVRVGNAAADQLQLDTYGELMQTAWLYTTADHRLDADIARRLTEIADFICTVWQEPDAGFWEVRSAPNISRSPR; the protein is encoded by the coding sequence CTGGACTCTCCGACTCTGTTCGCCGCCGTCCTCGACCACGTCCGCGGCGGCAGTTTCCTCCTGCGGCCCGAAGTGCCGTACACCGCGGCCCGCCGCTATCTACCCGGCACCAACGTGCTGGAGACGACGTTCACCACCGCGGGCGGCACGGTCCGGGTGACCGACGCGCTGACCCTGCCCGACACCACCTCGCTGGCACCCGGCCGCGAGCTGGTCCGGCGGATCGAGGGCATGGCGGGCAATGTCCCGATGCTCTGGAGCGTCCAGCCGCGCTTCGGCTACGGCGCCCACCCACCACACCTGGCGTGCCGAGCGGGCGTACCGGTGGCCACTTGCGGCGTCGAAGCGGTCGCGGTCTGCGCCTGGTACGCCGGCCAACCGCAGTGCACGGCCGACTCCGTCACCGCCCGGTTCCGGGCCGACTCCGGTACCCGGGCACTGATCGCATTGCCGTACGCGCACCAAGAACCCCTGGTCCTGCCCACGCGCGCCGAGTGCGAGGCCCGCCTGGACCACACCGCCGCCACCTGGCAGAAGTGGGCAGACAACCGCACCTACACAGGACCTTGGCGTGAAGCCGTTCTGCGGAGCGCCCTCACCCTCAAGCTCCTGGTCTTTGCCCCTTCCGGCGCGGTCGCCGCCGCCGCGACCTGCTCCCTGCCCGAATCCGTCGGCGGGGAACGCAACTGGGACTACCGCTTCAGCTGGATCCGTGACTCCGCCTTCACTCTGGACGCCTTCCTCAAGCTGGGCTGCGCGCCGGAAGCCACCAGCTACCTCTGGTGGCTCATGCATGCCTCGCAGCTCACCCACCCTCGCCTGCACGTCCTGTACCGCCTCGACGGCGGCACCCGAGCACCCGAGCACACCCTGCCCCTGGCGGGCTACCGCAGCTCGTCGCCCGTACGCGTGGGCAACGCAGCCGCCGATCAGCTCCAGCTGGACACATACGGGGAGCTGATGCAGACCGCCTGGCTCTACACCACCGCAGACCATCGACTGGACGCCGACATCGCCCGCCGACTGACCGAGATCGCCGACTTCATCTGCACCGTCTGGCAAGAGCCCGACGCGGGATTCTGGGAGGTCCGGAGCGCCCCGAACATTTCACGCAGTCCAAGATGA
- a CDS encoding universal stress protein encodes MTNAAPPSPIVVGTDGSAASGPAVRFALQESQLRGTGLRAVCAYDFATRYSGFEWPAVSGFVDLDTQLRDTTWEAVTKALEEAREQVGGPPVEVEIRVEQGRPSQVLLDASEDACLLVVGSRGSGAWGRLTLGSTSTEVVHHAPLPVVVVPGGQPGRPS; translated from the coding sequence ATGACGAACGCCGCCCCTCCCTCACCAATCGTGGTCGGTACCGACGGCTCTGCCGCCTCTGGGCCGGCCGTGCGCTTCGCCCTTCAGGAGTCACAGCTACGTGGGACCGGGCTGCGCGCCGTATGCGCGTACGACTTCGCCACCAGGTACAGCGGTTTCGAGTGGCCTGCCGTCTCCGGTTTCGTCGATCTGGACACGCAGCTGCGCGACACCACGTGGGAGGCGGTTACCAAGGCGCTGGAGGAGGCCCGGGAGCAGGTCGGCGGGCCGCCGGTGGAGGTCGAGATCAGAGTCGAGCAGGGTCGCCCGTCGCAGGTCCTATTGGACGCGAGCGAAGATGCCTGCCTCCTGGTGGTCGGCAGCCGGGGCTCGGGCGCATGGGGGCGCCTGACCCTGGGCTCCACCAGCACCGAGGTCGTGCATCACGCCCCTCTCCCGGTCGTCGTCGTGCCCGGCGGGCAGCCGGGCCGGCCGTCGTGA
- a CDS encoding NAD(P)/FAD-dependent oxidoreductase translates to MAVNNAFVIVGASLAGAKAAQTLREEGFDGPIVLLGEESERPYERPPLSKGYLLGKDERDTVYVHPPQWYAEHDVDLRLGSTATAVDPAGHEVTFADGSRIGYEKLLLTTGSSPRHLTVPGADLDGVHYLRRLADSDRIKESFESASRIVVIGAGWIGLETAAAARAAGVEVTVLEMAELPLLRVLGREVAQVFADLHTDHGVDLRFSVQVAEITGTEGRANGVLLEDGSRITADAVIVGVGITPNTQLADAAGLEVDNGIRVDAHLRTSHPDIYAAGDVANAFHPLLVKHIRVEHWANAVNQPQVAAKAMLGQDVAYDRVPYFFTDQYDLGMEYTGYVEPGGYDQVVFRGRRETREFIAFWLSGGRVLAGMNVNVWDVTDPIRALVTSGRAVDAGKLADVDVPLAQLLKHPDATG, encoded by the coding sequence ATGGCCGTGAATAACGCATTCGTGATCGTCGGAGCCAGCCTGGCCGGTGCGAAGGCAGCACAGACCCTCCGCGAAGAGGGCTTCGACGGCCCGATCGTGCTGCTCGGAGAGGAAAGCGAGCGCCCCTACGAAAGGCCGCCGCTGTCGAAGGGCTACCTGCTGGGCAAGGACGAGCGTGACACCGTCTACGTCCATCCTCCCCAGTGGTACGCCGAGCACGACGTCGACCTGCGCCTTGGCAGCACGGCAACCGCGGTCGACCCGGCCGGACACGAGGTGACGTTCGCTGACGGCAGCCGCATCGGTTACGAGAAGCTGCTCCTGACCACCGGCTCCTCACCACGTCATCTGACCGTGCCCGGTGCCGACCTCGACGGCGTGCACTACCTGCGCCGGCTCGCCGACAGCGACCGCATCAAGGAATCCTTCGAATCCGCATCCCGCATCGTGGTGATCGGCGCCGGCTGGATCGGTCTGGAGACCGCGGCCGCCGCCCGCGCGGCGGGCGTCGAGGTCACAGTGCTGGAGATGGCGGAGCTGCCGCTGCTGCGCGTGCTGGGCCGCGAGGTGGCCCAGGTCTTCGCCGACCTGCACACCGATCACGGAGTCGACCTGCGCTTCAGTGTCCAAGTCGCCGAGATCACCGGTACCGAGGGCAGGGCGAACGGTGTGCTGCTGGAGGACGGCAGCCGCATCACTGCCGACGCGGTCATCGTCGGGGTCGGCATCACCCCCAACACTCAGCTCGCCGACGCTGCCGGCCTGGAGGTCGACAACGGCATCCGCGTCGACGCCCACCTGCGCACCTCGCACCCGGACATCTACGCCGCCGGGGACGTCGCCAACGCCTTCCATCCACTGCTCGTCAAGCACATCCGTGTCGAGCACTGGGCCAACGCCGTCAACCAGCCGCAAGTCGCGGCCAAGGCGATGCTCGGCCAGGACGTGGCCTACGACCGTGTGCCCTACTTCTTCACCGACCAGTACGACCTGGGCATGGAGTACACCGGCTACGTCGAACCCGGCGGCTACGACCAAGTCGTCTTCCGCGGCCGAAGGGAGACGCGTGAGTTCATCGCGTTCTGGCTCTCCGGCGGCAGGGTGCTCGCGGGCATGAACGTCAACGTCTGGGACGTCACCGACCCGATCCGCGCTCTCGTCACCTCCGGCCGAGCAGTCGACGCAGGCAAACTCGCCGATGTGGACGTTCCCCTGGCACAGCTTCTCAAGCACCCCGACGCGACCGGCTGA
- a CDS encoding helix-turn-helix transcriptional regulator produces the protein MTSDLTPASPQAPAASGVEAVSVLGDEVRRRLYGFIRRAHRPVTREEAAADAGISAKLAAFHLDKLVASGLLTSRYDHPGGIRRVGRKPKVYEPADTDIRISIPERRPDLVAEILIDAVLHQQPGEDAQSAALRTARHRGEELGAATRASGRPGRLGPERSLTLSESVLEEYGFEPDRQAPTEVRLLNCPFHPLAARSPELVCGINHAFLGGFLTGLQASGIEAVLAPHPGRCCVELRAAAGGASVPEPATGSCAKEVCTRPAQDPGGTWT, from the coding sequence ATGACCTCTGACCTGACCCCGGCTTCTCCTCAGGCCCCCGCCGCTTCGGGGGTGGAAGCGGTCTCGGTGCTCGGGGACGAGGTGCGCCGCAGGCTGTATGGCTTCATACGGCGCGCCCACCGGCCGGTGACGCGGGAGGAGGCCGCCGCCGATGCCGGGATCTCGGCCAAGCTGGCCGCGTTCCACCTCGACAAACTGGTCGCGTCGGGGCTGCTGACTTCCCGATACGACCACCCGGGCGGCATCCGCAGGGTGGGCCGCAAGCCCAAGGTGTACGAGCCGGCAGACACCGACATCCGCATCTCCATCCCCGAGCGCCGTCCCGACCTCGTGGCCGAGATCCTCATCGACGCGGTCCTCCACCAGCAGCCGGGCGAGGACGCGCAGTCCGCTGCATTGCGCACGGCCCGCCACCGCGGTGAGGAACTTGGAGCCGCGACACGCGCCAGCGGCCGTCCCGGCCGTTTGGGGCCCGAGCGTTCTCTCACGCTTTCCGAGTCCGTGTTGGAGGAGTACGGCTTCGAGCCCGACCGGCAGGCCCCAACCGAGGTGCGGCTGCTGAACTGCCCCTTCCACCCGCTGGCCGCCCGGTCGCCTGAGCTGGTGTGCGGGATCAACCACGCCTTCCTCGGCGGCTTCCTCACCGGCCTGCAGGCAAGTGGGATCGAGGCGGTACTCGCCCCTCACCCGGGCCGGTGTTGTGTGGAACTACGTGCCGCAGCCGGCGGTGCGAGCGTGCCCGAACCTGCCACCGGGTCGTGCGCGAAGGAGGTCTGCACCCGGCCCGCACAGGATCCGGGCGGCACGTGGACGTAA